One genomic segment of Amycolatopsis sp. WQ 127309 includes these proteins:
- a CDS encoding sensor histidine kinase codes for MVTAVVVAAIWTWISLSVSGGQGIVIAIAGGLTGIVACVAVFFALRRTDQVAHAAGQTRTALDEAQQAREFVRYSDGELARLLEQTVPDAVRRLRGGAPADSVLAEVPRPADELHQRVLRLVVDEIAVGERRRAAATAACANAAGRLQALATSTLGDLREMENRSSDAMLGDLLKVDHSTAQAGRLADSIAVLTGARSGRRWTKPIRMESILRGALGRIGAYQRVRVHSASGVAVVGYAAEDVMHALAELMDNATKFSAPSEEVHVYVEDLHNGAVITIEDGGLGMKAQALVRAERAVSLDQPLDLTSMSGTRLGLAVVGCLARKHQLHVFFRPSSRGGIGVVMRIPTQLITQPRPETVPEADDSAAVAWPGPADDTSHEITGDLAEPSELPRRSRGQTLTAASRRPPSPTPSTARAERDTGSRFGAFQQRRSGSAAPSRHAAPADTGEDA; via the coding sequence GTGGTCACCGCGGTCGTCGTGGCGGCGATCTGGACGTGGATATCCCTGTCGGTTTCCGGTGGTCAGGGGATTGTCATCGCCATCGCGGGCGGGCTGACCGGGATCGTCGCGTGCGTCGCGGTGTTCTTCGCGCTGCGCCGCACCGATCAGGTCGCGCACGCGGCGGGGCAGACGCGGACCGCGCTCGACGAGGCCCAGCAGGCCCGCGAGTTCGTCCGGTACAGCGACGGTGAACTGGCCCGGCTGCTGGAGCAGACGGTGCCCGACGCGGTCCGGCGGCTGCGTGGCGGCGCGCCCGCGGACAGCGTGCTCGCCGAGGTCCCGCGCCCGGCCGACGAACTCCACCAGCGCGTCCTGCGGCTGGTGGTCGACGAGATCGCCGTCGGGGAACGCCGGCGCGCGGCCGCGACCGCCGCCTGCGCGAACGCCGCGGGCCGGCTGCAGGCGCTGGCGACCAGCACCCTCGGGGACCTGCGGGAGATGGAGAACCGGTCGTCCGACGCGATGCTCGGCGACCTCCTGAAAGTGGACCACAGCACGGCGCAGGCGGGCCGGCTGGCCGACAGCATCGCCGTGCTCACCGGCGCGCGCTCGGGCCGCCGCTGGACGAAACCGATCCGGATGGAGAGCATCCTGCGCGGCGCACTCGGCCGCATCGGCGCTTATCAGCGGGTCCGGGTGCATTCCGCGAGCGGGGTGGCCGTCGTCGGTTACGCCGCGGAAGACGTCATGCACGCGCTCGCCGAACTCATGGACAACGCGACGAAGTTCTCGGCGCCGTCCGAAGAAGTGCACGTTTATGTGGAAGATCTGCACAACGGCGCGGTCATCACCATCGAGGACGGCGGCCTCGGGATGAAGGCGCAGGCCCTCGTCCGCGCCGAGCGCGCGGTGTCGCTCGACCAGCCGCTCGACCTGACCTCGATGTCGGGCACGCGCCTCGGCCTGGCGGTCGTGGGCTGCCTGGCCCGCAAGCACCAGCTGCACGTCTTCTTCCGGCCGTCTTCGCGTGGGGGGATCGGTGTTGTCATGCGCATTCCGACGCAGCTGATCACGCAGCCCCGGCCGGAAACGGTGCCGGAGGCCGACGATTCCGCCGCCGTCGCGTGGCCCGGGCCCGCCGACGACACGAGCCACGAGATCACCGGCGACCTGGCCGAGCCGTCCGAGCTGCCGCGGCGCTCGCGCGGGCAGACGCTGACCGCCGCGTCGCGCCGGCCGCCGTCGCCCACGCCGAGCACCGCCCGGGCCGAGCGGGACACCGGTTCCCGGTTCGGGGCCTTCCAGCAGCGGCGCAGCGGCAGTGCCGCGCCGTCGCGCCACGCCGCCCCGGCGGACACCGGCGAAGACGCGTGA
- a CDS encoding roadblock/LC7 domain-containing protein, translating to MTDSDKSLEWLLENLVGNTAGACHALVLSRDGLKLCHTQGLTVDRADQLAAIAAGVQALAHGASVEFGDGTGGVRNSMTEFHGGILFIVEAGVGSHLAVIATEDADVGLIGHNMDELVEQIGSVFTAPPRFTAADHPAS from the coding sequence ATGACTGATTCGGACAAGAGCCTCGAATGGCTCCTCGAGAACCTCGTCGGCAACACGGCCGGCGCGTGTCACGCGCTCGTGTTGTCCCGTGACGGCCTGAAGCTCTGCCACACCCAGGGCCTCACCGTCGACCGCGCCGACCAGCTGGCCGCGATCGCCGCCGGCGTCCAGGCGCTGGCGCACGGCGCGTCGGTCGAGTTCGGCGACGGCACCGGTGGCGTGCGGAACTCGATGACCGAGTTCCACGGCGGGATCCTCTTCATCGTGGAGGCGGGTGTCGGCTCGCACCTGGCCGTGATCGCCACCGAGGACGCCGACGTGGGCCTGATCGGCCACAACATGGACGAGCTGGTGGAACAGATCGGCTCGGTCTTCACCGCCCCGCCGCGCTTCACGGCGGCTGACCACCCGGCTTCGTGA
- a CDS encoding DUF742 domain-containing protein — protein sequence MTRSALDGEDPDRLYTVTGGRSSADDIDLDLVTLIVRESQPSAGMQSEHVRILEIAAKPTSVVELSSDLALPVSVIKILLADLLATGKVSARHPSSAQAAGRTSDSEFLKKVLVGLRNL from the coding sequence GTGACGCGTTCGGCGCTCGACGGGGAGGACCCGGACCGGCTCTACACGGTCACGGGCGGGCGCAGCAGCGCGGACGACATCGACCTCGATCTCGTCACGTTGATCGTCCGGGAGTCGCAGCCGTCGGCGGGCATGCAGTCCGAGCACGTCAGGATCCTCGAGATCGCGGCGAAGCCGACGTCCGTCGTCGAGCTGTCGTCCGATCTGGCGCTACCGGTGAGTGTGATCAAGATTCTGCTCGCGGACCTGCTGGCCACGGGCAAGGTGTCCGCCCGACATCCGTCGTCGGCCCAGGCCGCGGGACGGACCTCCGACTCGGAATTCCTCAAGAAGGTGCTCGTTGGACTCCGCAATCTCTGA
- a CDS encoding ATP/GTP-binding protein, which produces MDSAISEQDERLPLADTATDGLKIVIVGGFGVGKTTMVRSVSEIRPLSTEETMTQAGIGVDHTRGVQAKTTTTVAFDFGRISLDEQLVLYLFGAPGQERFWFLWDSLFAGTLGAVVLVDARRLAESWYAIDRLEHHGTPFIVARNNFGPPKHTLDDVRAALDLPDEVPLVDCDARDRDSAKQVLISLVDHLYTLSTVREGAS; this is translated from the coding sequence TTGGACTCCGCAATCTCTGAACAAGACGAACGGCTGCCCCTGGCCGACACCGCGACCGACGGCCTGAAGATCGTCATCGTCGGCGGCTTCGGCGTCGGGAAGACGACCATGGTCCGGTCGGTCAGCGAGATCCGGCCGCTGAGCACCGAAGAGACGATGACGCAGGCCGGGATCGGCGTCGACCACACCCGCGGGGTGCAGGCCAAGACGACGACCACGGTGGCGTTCGACTTCGGCCGGATCAGCCTCGACGAGCAGCTGGTGCTCTACCTGTTCGGCGCGCCGGGGCAGGAACGGTTCTGGTTCCTCTGGGACAGCCTCTTCGCCGGCACCCTCGGCGCCGTCGTCCTGGTGGACGCCCGCCGGCTGGCCGAGTCCTGGTACGCGATCGACCGGCTGGAGCACCACGGGACGCCGTTCATCGTGGCGCGCAACAACTTCGGGCCGCCGAAGCACACCCTCGACGACGTCCGCGCCGCGCTCGACCTGCCCGACGAGGTGCCGCTCGTCGACTGCGACGCCCGCGACCGGGACTCGGCCAAGCAGGTGCTGATCTCGCTCGTCGACCACCTCTACACCCTGTCCACAGTCCGGGAGGGCGCATCGTGA
- a CDS encoding cytochrome P450, with the protein MTGFQTSTPADTIPAADRVRLYGPEFQKDPAALYARIRRQYGGVVPVLLDGDIPAWLLTGYREIHQVCQDSQLFARDSRRWNQWGNVPDDWPLLPYVMHNPSVMFTEAAEHRRRAGAIGDALSAVDQFDLSAHCERIADRLIDEFAGSGEADLIARFAQQAPLLAIAKMYGMPDSEAPALVRDVALSLDVGPEALPAYGRVQEAMARLVAVKHQQPGADVPTAMMQDPANLTDDEVVQDLLVVTAAAQQPTANWIGNTIRLMLTDSRFAMTLSGGRGSVGQALNEVLWHDTPTQNFIGRFATRDTVLSGVRVRQGDLVVLGLAAGNADPHARPDAASGALGNHAHMSFGHGEHGCPYPAPEVAEVIARTTVEVLLDRLPDLELAVPAEQLVWRPSVWMRGLESLPVVFTPVHVAGPATW; encoded by the coding sequence GTGACCGGTTTCCAGACCAGCACCCCGGCGGACACGATCCCCGCGGCGGACCGCGTCCGGTTGTACGGGCCCGAGTTCCAGAAGGATCCCGCCGCGCTCTACGCCCGGATCCGGCGCCAGTACGGCGGTGTCGTCCCGGTCCTGCTCGACGGCGACATCCCGGCCTGGCTGCTGACCGGCTACCGCGAGATCCACCAAGTGTGCCAGGACTCGCAGCTGTTCGCCCGCGACAGCCGCCGCTGGAACCAGTGGGGCAACGTCCCCGACGACTGGCCGCTGCTGCCGTACGTGATGCACAACCCGTCGGTGATGTTCACCGAGGCCGCGGAGCACCGTCGGCGGGCGGGCGCGATCGGCGACGCGTTGTCGGCGGTCGACCAGTTCGACCTCAGCGCCCACTGCGAGCGCATCGCGGACCGGCTGATCGACGAGTTCGCGGGTTCCGGCGAAGCCGACCTGATCGCCCGGTTCGCCCAGCAGGCGCCGCTGCTCGCGATCGCGAAGATGTACGGCATGCCCGACTCGGAGGCGCCCGCGCTGGTGCGGGACGTCGCCCTGTCGCTGGACGTCGGCCCCGAGGCGCTGCCCGCGTACGGCCGGGTCCAGGAGGCGATGGCGCGCCTGGTGGCGGTGAAGCACCAGCAGCCGGGCGCGGACGTGCCCACGGCCATGATGCAGGACCCGGCGAACCTGACCGACGACGAGGTCGTCCAGGACCTGCTGGTGGTGACCGCGGCGGCCCAGCAGCCGACGGCCAACTGGATCGGCAACACCATCCGGCTGATGCTGACCGACAGCCGCTTCGCGATGACGCTGTCGGGCGGCCGGGGGAGTGTCGGCCAGGCCCTCAACGAGGTCCTGTGGCACGACACGCCCACGCAGAACTTCATCGGCCGCTTCGCCACGCGCGACACGGTGCTGAGCGGCGTCCGCGTCCGCCAGGGCGACCTGGTGGTCCTCGGCCTGGCGGCGGGCAACGCCGACCCGCACGCCCGCCCGGACGCGGCATCGGGCGCACTGGGCAACCACGCGCACATGTCCTTCGGCCACGGCGAGCACGGATGTCCTTACCCCGCACCGGAAGTGGCCGAGGTCATCGCCCGCACGACGGTCGAGGTACTGCTGGACCGCCTCCCGGACCTGGAACTGGCCGTCCCGGCCGAGCAACTGGTGTGGCGGCCGTCGGTGTGGATGCGCGGCCTGGAGAGCTTGCCGGTGGTCTTCACCCCGGTCCACGTCGCCGGCCCGGCGACGTGGTGA
- a CDS encoding cytochrome P450, translated as MTSAGHAPDLLSPEFAADPYAAYDVMLEHSPVIWHEGMQSYVISRFEDVSRAFKEGVFTTENYGWQLEPVHGRTILQMSGREHSIRRALVAPAFRGNELEQKFRPVIERNSTQLIDVFRGRGSADIVTDYARHFPINVIVDMLGLDQSDHARFQRWYSAIIAFLGNLSQDEAVTAAGLETHDELAAYMIPIIRDRRENPGDDLLSALCATEVDGTTMSDEDIKAFCSLLLAAGGETTDKAIASLFRNLLEHPEQLDAVRADRDLIPKAFAETLRHTPPVHMIMRQPAEDVEIGGEKIPAGSTVTCLIGAANRDPRRFANPGAFDIFRTDLPTETAFSAAASHLSFALGRHFCVGALLAKTEIEVGVNQLLDAMPDVRLAEGAEPAERGVFTRGPASVPVTFTPA; from the coding sequence GTGACTTCAGCAGGGCACGCGCCGGACCTTCTGTCTCCGGAGTTCGCCGCCGATCCGTACGCCGCCTACGACGTCATGCTCGAGCATTCGCCGGTGATCTGGCACGAGGGAATGCAGAGTTACGTCATTTCGCGCTTCGAGGACGTGTCGCGCGCCTTCAAGGAAGGCGTGTTCACCACCGAGAACTACGGCTGGCAGCTGGAACCCGTGCACGGCCGGACCATCCTGCAGATGAGCGGCCGGGAGCACTCGATCCGGCGCGCCCTGGTGGCGCCGGCGTTCCGCGGCAACGAGCTGGAGCAGAAGTTCCGCCCGGTGATCGAACGCAACTCGACGCAGCTCATCGACGTCTTCCGCGGCCGCGGCTCGGCCGACATCGTGACGGACTACGCGCGGCACTTCCCGATCAACGTGATCGTCGACATGCTGGGTCTGGACCAGAGCGACCACGCCCGGTTCCAGCGGTGGTACAGCGCGATCATCGCCTTCCTCGGCAACCTCAGCCAGGACGAGGCCGTCACCGCGGCCGGCCTCGAGACCCACGACGAGCTCGCCGCGTACATGATCCCGATCATCCGCGACCGCCGCGAAAACCCCGGTGACGACCTGCTTTCCGCGCTCTGCGCCACGGAAGTCGACGGCACCACGATGAGCGACGAGGACATCAAGGCGTTCTGCAGCCTGCTGCTGGCCGCCGGCGGCGAGACCACGGACAAGGCGATCGCCAGCCTGTTCCGGAACCTCCTGGAGCACCCGGAGCAGCTCGACGCCGTGCGCGCGGACCGCGACCTGATCCCGAAGGCGTTCGCCGAAACCCTGCGCCACACCCCGCCGGTGCACATGATCATGCGCCAGCCCGCGGAAGACGTCGAGATCGGCGGCGAGAAGATCCCGGCCGGCAGCACGGTGACCTGCCTGATCGGCGCCGCCAACCGCGACCCGCGCCGCTTCGCGAACCCGGGCGCGTTCGACATCTTCCGCACGGACCTGCCGACCGAGACAGCGTTTTCCGCGGCGGCGAGCCACCTGTCGTTCGCACTGGGCCGGCACTTCTGCGTCGGTGCGCTGCTGGCGAAGACGGAGATCGAGGTGGGCGTCAACCAGCTGCTGGACGCGATGCCGGACGTCCGGCTCGCCGAGGGCGCGGAACCGGCCGAGCGAGGCGTCTTCACCCGGGGACCGGCGTCGGTGCCGGTGACGTTCACCCCGGCGTAG
- a CDS encoding PQQ-dependent sugar dehydrogenase: MFSSNVRRRLRLGVLTAVIAAAAVVAPTATTATAATGSTVVGVASGRCLDVVGNSTAAKTRVNIYDCNGQANQGWTFTSAGELRVYDGTMCLDVAGASTTSPADAQIYTCNGGANQKWRIGTDGTITGVQSGLCLDVTAAGTANSTLVGLWTCNNGGNQKWRTSLAADTQPPSVPGSPRVSDLVCDAVTFSWNAATDNVGVAFYDVYHDGQLMKSVSGSTLSTSLTVVGGVTWGLYVNARDAAGNVSQASTTVPITPPQCQPDTQAPSAPTKLTGSASGTTVTLNWTAATDNIGVRAYDVYRGGAKVGTVTGTATAPPATTFVDSGLAANTSYSYYVVARDAQANVSAPSASTTVTTGAACGASVCTVTQIATDTDIPWGLVTLPDGTILYTRRDAHDIVHLNPATGAKTTVGTVPGVDNTDGEGGLLGLAVATTFASDHWLYIMHTSPSDNRIVRIKLENDKLTTSSEQVLLSGLLRNKFHNGGRLRFGPDGKLYASTGDAQNGDNAQNKTSLNGKVLRFNPDGSVPSDNPFGNQVWSYGHRNPQGLAFDSQGRLWEQEFGNAIMDETNLITKGGNYGWPACEGTSGTCGTAGFIAPKRTYPTADGSCSGIAIVRDVLYVACERGTRMYREVISGSDLTNVQAYFNGTYGRLRTVEPAPGGGLWLTTTNNGDKDSIPDNSDEKIFHVVLGE, from the coding sequence ATGTTCTCCTCGAACGTCCGCAGGCGACTGCGCCTCGGTGTCCTGACCGCGGTGATCGCCGCCGCCGCGGTGGTCGCGCCCACCGCCACCACCGCGACCGCGGCCACCGGCTCGACCGTGGTCGGCGTGGCCTCCGGGCGCTGCCTGGACGTCGTCGGCAACAGCACCGCGGCGAAGACGCGCGTCAACATCTACGACTGCAACGGGCAGGCCAACCAGGGCTGGACGTTCACCTCGGCGGGCGAGCTGCGGGTCTACGACGGCACGATGTGCCTCGACGTCGCCGGCGCGAGCACCACCTCCCCGGCCGACGCGCAGATCTACACCTGCAACGGCGGCGCCAACCAGAAGTGGCGGATCGGCACCGACGGCACGATCACCGGCGTGCAGTCGGGCCTCTGCCTGGACGTCACCGCGGCGGGCACCGCGAACAGCACCCTGGTCGGGCTGTGGACCTGCAACAACGGCGGCAACCAGAAGTGGCGGACGTCGCTGGCCGCCGACACCCAGCCGCCGAGCGTGCCGGGCAGCCCGCGGGTGAGCGACCTGGTCTGCGACGCCGTGACGTTCTCGTGGAACGCGGCCACCGACAACGTGGGCGTCGCGTTCTACGACGTCTACCACGACGGCCAGCTGATGAAGTCGGTGAGCGGGAGCACCCTCTCGACCAGCCTCACCGTCGTCGGCGGCGTGACCTGGGGCCTGTACGTGAACGCCCGCGACGCCGCGGGCAACGTCTCGCAGGCCAGCACCACCGTGCCGATCACCCCGCCGCAGTGCCAGCCGGACACCCAGGCGCCGAGCGCGCCCACGAAGCTGACCGGTTCCGCGTCCGGCACGACGGTGACCCTGAACTGGACCGCGGCCACGGACAACATCGGCGTCCGGGCCTACGACGTCTACCGCGGCGGCGCCAAGGTCGGCACCGTCACCGGGACGGCCACCGCGCCGCCCGCGACCACCTTCGTCGACAGCGGGCTGGCGGCGAACACGAGCTACTCGTACTACGTCGTCGCGCGGGACGCCCAGGCGAACGTGTCGGCGCCCAGCGCGTCCACGACCGTCACCACCGGCGCGGCTTGCGGCGCGTCCGTGTGCACCGTGACGCAGATCGCCACCGACACCGACATCCCGTGGGGCCTGGTGACGCTGCCGGACGGCACGATCCTCTACACCCGGCGCGACGCGCACGACATCGTCCACCTGAACCCCGCCACCGGGGCCAAGACCACCGTGGGCACCGTCCCCGGCGTCGACAACACCGACGGCGAAGGCGGCCTGCTCGGCCTGGCCGTCGCGACCACGTTCGCCAGTGACCACTGGCTCTACATCATGCACACGTCGCCGTCCGACAACCGGATCGTGCGGATCAAGCTGGAGAACGACAAGCTCACCACCAGTTCGGAGCAGGTCCTGCTCAGCGGGTTGCTGCGCAACAAGTTCCACAACGGCGGCCGGCTGCGCTTCGGCCCCGACGGCAAGCTCTACGCCAGCACCGGCGACGCCCAGAACGGCGACAACGCGCAGAACAAGACCAGCCTCAACGGCAAGGTCCTGCGCTTCAACCCGGACGGCAGCGTGCCCTCGGACAACCCGTTCGGCAACCAGGTGTGGAGCTACGGCCACCGCAACCCGCAGGGGCTCGCGTTCGACTCCCAGGGCCGGTTGTGGGAGCAGGAGTTCGGCAACGCGATCATGGACGAGACCAACCTGATCACCAAGGGCGGCAACTACGGCTGGCCGGCGTGCGAGGGCACCTCCGGGACGTGCGGCACCGCGGGCTTCATCGCGCCGAAGCGCACGTACCCGACGGCGGACGGCTCCTGCTCCGGCATCGCCATCGTCCGCGACGTGCTCTACGTCGCCTGCGAACGCGGGACCCGGATGTACCGCGAGGTGATCAGCGGCAGCGACCTGACGAACGTCCAGGCATACTTCAACGGCACGTACGGGCGGTTGCGCACGGTGGAACCCGCACCCGGCGGCGGCCTGTGGCTGACGACGACGAACAACGGCGACAAGGACAGTATTCCCGACAACAGCGACGAGAAGATCTTCCACGTCGTTTTGGGTGAATAG
- a CDS encoding glycoside hydrolase family 2 TIM barrel-domain containing protein — MELSRRRALAISAAGVAAAGLPTSGAASATGTGAALAGPVTETMLLTGSDADHTVDWDFQVTAGRRAGEQATIPTPSNWECHGFGSYHYGGDLVPAEKGHYRHSFTPPASWAGRRIFLVFEAAMTDADVRVNGVSAGPVHQGGFYRFRYDVTALLRLGEPNLLEVTVSKESADNSVNDAERRGDFWNFGGLFRPVSLQAYPAARIDRVAIDARADGTFTAQVTLAGVSAAGRVSAQLRRLDGTAVGGAFSVAVASGATGASLTTAAAQPALWTAETPNLHQVELTLASSAGVPWHSTVERFGFRTIEVRAGDGVYVNGKRIVLKGANRHTFWPTSGRASSPRLARLDIGLMKDMNMNAVRMSHYPPDAYFLDLCDELGLYVLDELTGWQHHYDEGVGAPLVAALVRRDVNHPSILFWDNGNEGGWNTALDDDFGQYDPQRRAVLHPWTTFSGVDTSHYQTYSSTATKAAGTTVFMPTEFLHGLYDGGAGAGLNDYWKLMGGAQRSAGGFIWALVDESVARDDRGGALDTNGSRAPDGILGPYREKEGSFFTIKDIWSPVQLASPGYYDTVFPASFDKTVKLVNRYDFTNLRTCRFGWQLLAFPAPGAGPGHQVLAQGQAGAPDVAPGATGAVTLGLPADWTGADALRLSVTDATGRDVAGWTWRIRKAPDFAARLVKPATTGSVTAAETATDVTLVAGATRVTVGKSSGRLTGVRRGSAPVSLGNGPAPAGGTAALTAFSHFRDGTGWVVQADYTGDLTSVRWRLDANGWLRLEYRYRATGDHDHLGVNFDYPEGCVRGLTWLGDGPYRVYKNRLRGVQPDVWSKPYNNTATGASGFGYPEFTGYHARTCWAVLDTTEGAVTVVAADEGLFLRLFTPAVGPDPQNAVVTYPAGNLSLLDGIAPIGNKFHGVASLGPESRPNAGAGDYHRTVYFRFDA, encoded by the coding sequence GTGGAACTCAGCCGTCGCCGCGCGCTGGCGATCAGCGCGGCCGGTGTGGCCGCCGCGGGACTGCCGACGTCCGGAGCCGCGTCGGCGACCGGAACCGGCGCGGCGCTCGCGGGCCCGGTGACCGAGACGATGCTGCTGACCGGCAGCGACGCCGACCACACCGTCGACTGGGACTTCCAGGTCACGGCCGGCCGGCGCGCGGGGGAGCAGGCCACGATCCCGACGCCGTCCAACTGGGAGTGCCACGGCTTCGGCAGCTACCACTACGGCGGAGACCTCGTCCCGGCGGAGAAGGGCCACTACCGGCACTCGTTCACGCCGCCGGCGTCCTGGGCCGGGCGCCGGATCTTCCTGGTGTTCGAGGCCGCCATGACCGACGCCGACGTGCGGGTCAACGGCGTCTCGGCGGGACCGGTGCACCAGGGCGGCTTCTACCGCTTCCGCTACGACGTGACGGCCCTGCTGCGGCTCGGCGAGCCGAACCTGCTCGAGGTGACCGTCAGCAAGGAGTCGGCCGACAACTCGGTGAACGACGCCGAGCGCCGCGGTGACTTCTGGAACTTCGGCGGGCTCTTCCGGCCGGTGTCGCTGCAGGCCTACCCGGCCGCGCGGATCGATCGCGTCGCGATCGACGCCCGCGCCGACGGGACTTTCACCGCCCAGGTCACGCTCGCCGGGGTGAGCGCGGCGGGCCGGGTGTCGGCCCAGCTGCGCCGGCTCGACGGCACGGCCGTCGGCGGCGCCTTTTCGGTCGCCGTGGCGAGCGGCGCGACCGGCGCGTCGCTGACCACCGCCGCGGCCCAGCCGGCACTGTGGACGGCCGAGACACCGAACCTGCACCAGGTCGAGCTGACGCTCGCGAGTTCCGCCGGGGTGCCGTGGCACAGCACCGTCGAGCGCTTCGGGTTCCGCACGATCGAGGTCCGCGCCGGCGACGGCGTCTACGTCAACGGGAAGCGGATCGTCCTCAAAGGAGCGAACCGGCACACCTTCTGGCCGACGTCCGGCCGTGCGTCGAGTCCCCGGCTCGCCCGGCTGGACATCGGGCTGATGAAGGACATGAACATGAACGCCGTCCGGATGTCGCACTACCCGCCGGACGCGTACTTCCTCGACCTCTGCGACGAGCTCGGCCTCTACGTCCTGGACGAGCTGACCGGCTGGCAGCACCACTACGACGAGGGCGTCGGCGCGCCGCTGGTCGCGGCCCTGGTGCGGCGCGACGTCAACCACCCGTCGATCCTGTTCTGGGACAACGGGAACGAGGGTGGCTGGAACACCGCGCTGGACGACGACTTCGGCCAGTACGACCCGCAGCGGCGGGCGGTGCTGCACCCGTGGACGACCTTCAGCGGCGTCGACACCAGCCACTACCAGACCTACAGCAGCACCGCGACCAAGGCCGCCGGCACCACGGTCTTCATGCCGACCGAGTTCCTGCACGGGCTCTACGACGGCGGCGCCGGCGCCGGGCTGAACGACTACTGGAAGCTCATGGGCGGCGCCCAGCGCTCGGCGGGCGGGTTCATCTGGGCGCTCGTCGACGAAAGCGTCGCGCGCGACGACCGCGGCGGCGCCCTCGACACCAACGGCAGCCGGGCCCCCGACGGCATCCTCGGCCCGTACCGCGAGAAGGAAGGCAGCTTCTTCACGATCAAGGACATCTGGTCGCCGGTCCAGCTGGCCAGTCCCGGCTACTACGACACGGTGTTCCCGGCGTCGTTCGACAAGACCGTGAAGCTCGTCAACCGGTACGACTTCACGAACCTCCGGACGTGCCGGTTCGGCTGGCAGCTGCTCGCGTTCCCCGCGCCCGGCGCGGGCCCCGGTCATCAGGTGCTCGCCCAGGGCCAGGCCGGCGCACCGGACGTCGCCCCGGGCGCCACCGGCGCGGTGACGCTCGGCCTGCCCGCCGACTGGACCGGCGCCGACGCGCTGCGGCTGAGCGTGACCGACGCGACCGGCCGCGACGTCGCCGGCTGGACGTGGCGGATCCGCAAGGCGCCGGACTTCGCCGCGCGCCTGGTCAAGCCGGCGACCACCGGCAGTGTCACCGCGGCCGAGACCGCCACCGACGTCACGCTCGTCGCCGGCGCCACCCGGGTCACCGTCGGCAAATCCAGCGGCCGGCTCACCGGCGTGCGCCGCGGCAGCGCACCGGTGTCGCTCGGCAACGGTCCCGCCCCGGCCGGCGGGACGGCCGCGCTGACCGCGTTCAGCCACTTCCGCGACGGCACCGGGTGGGTCGTCCAAGCCGACTACACCGGCGACCTGACGTCGGTGCGCTGGCGGCTGGACGCCAACGGCTGGCTGCGGCTGGAGTACCGCTACCGCGCCACCGGCGACCACGACCACCTCGGCGTGAACTTCGACTACCCCGAGGGATGCGTCCGAGGCCTCACCTGGCTCGGCGACGGGCCCTACCGCGTCTACAAGAACCGGCTGCGCGGCGTTCAGCCCGACGTCTGGAGCAAGCCGTACAACAACACCGCGACCGGGGCGAGCGGGTTCGGCTACCCGGAGTTCACGGGCTACCACGCCCGGACCTGCTGGGCGGTGCTCGATACCACCGAAGGCGCGGTCACGGTGGTCGCCGCGGACGAGGGCCTCTTCCTGCGGCTGTTCACCCCGGCGGTGGGACCCGACCCGCAGAACGCGGTCGTCACCTACCCGGCCGGCAACCTCTCCCTGCTCGACGGCATCGCGCCGATCGGCAACAAGTTCCACGGCGTCGCGTCGCTGGGCCCGGAGAGCCGCCCGAACGCGGGCGCCGGCGACTACCACCGGACGGTGTACTTCCGCTTCGACGCGTGA